One part of the Thermoflexus hugenholtzii JAD2 genome encodes these proteins:
- a CDS encoding Zn-ribbon domain-containing OB-fold protein: MALIERILHAGDARAWHGTIRLEGVYTAGVAGERWLRGLQAGKIYGTRCPRCRYTYVPARRFCERCLGGLDEGAWVEVGPQGTLLSWTRVYLAPDGSRLAHPRTLGLIRLDGADALFIHDLLDDGTPWAVGIRVEAVFRPAPERVGSLRDLQGFRPIR, translated from the coding sequence ATGGCGCTCATCGAACGGATCCTTCACGCGGGGGACGCCCGCGCCTGGCACGGCACGATCCGGCTGGAGGGGGTCTACACCGCAGGGGTGGCCGGGGAGCGCTGGCTGCGCGGCCTGCAGGCCGGCAAGATCTACGGGACCCGCTGCCCCCGTTGTCGATACACCTACGTTCCGGCCCGCCGTTTCTGTGAGCGCTGCCTGGGTGGGCTGGACGAGGGGGCATGGGTGGAGGTGGGCCCGCAGGGGACGCTCCTCTCATGGACGCGGGTGTATCTCGCCCCGGATGGGAGCCGGCTGGCGCATCCCCGCACCCTCGGCCTGATCCGCCTGGATGGCGCCGACGCCCTCTTCATCCACGACCTGCTGGATGACGGAACCCCTTGGGCTGTCGGCATACGGGTAGAAGCCGTCTTCCGCCCGGCCCCGGAGCGGGTCGGCAGCCTCCGGGACCTTCAAGGCTTCCGCCCCATTCGGTAG
- a CDS encoding Zn-ribbon domain-containing OB-fold protein, whose protein sequence is MERWVYPTTGLRPEDIEQGRVLTTRAPLRGEYAWDAGVAVGRFLAELKNGRLIGRRCRSCGRVMIPPRMFCEQCFRPTDEWVPLADTGTVITFSVCTISWDMRRLEVPEVPAVIAIDGASPGMGILHKLGEVGQTLEEILQRVRVGMRVQAVWKPPHEREGAITDIRYFRPLEA, encoded by the coding sequence ATGGAGCGCTGGGTCTACCCCACCACCGGCCTCCGGCCGGAGGATATCGAACAGGGACGGGTGCTCACCACCCGGGCGCCGTTGCGGGGCGAATACGCCTGGGACGCCGGGGTGGCGGTGGGGCGCTTCCTGGCTGAGCTGAAGAACGGCCGGCTGATCGGCCGGCGCTGCCGATCCTGCGGCCGGGTGATGATCCCGCCCCGTATGTTCTGCGAGCAGTGCTTCCGCCCCACCGACGAATGGGTCCCCCTGGCCGATACCGGCACAGTGATCACCTTCTCGGTGTGCACCATCTCCTGGGACATGCGCCGCCTGGAGGTCCCGGAGGTCCCTGCCGTCATCGCCATCGATGGCGCCTCCCCCGGGATGGGGATTCTGCACAAGCTGGGGGAGGTCGGGCAGACCCTCGAGGAGATCCTCCAGCGGGTCCGGGTCGGCATGCGGGTCCAAGCGGTCTGGAAGCCGCCGCACGAGCGGGAGGGTGCGATCACCGACATCCGGTATTTCCGACCCCTGGAAGCCTGA
- a CDS encoding thiolase domain-containing protein produces the protein MAGRRVAIVGAGMTKFVRRALETGPELAWEAAHKALESCEMTLDQIDAVVLGSAPDAFDGVHMKVEYLSPGAGAWGKPTIRGYVGGGTGVFAAIQGWYHIASGMFDTVLVVCEEKMSSCHPHPQAAFNYIFDHTLERPLGPNLLWIFALEMNAYMTKYGLTKRDIAMVAVKNKRNAADHPAAQLGDPNITVEDVLNSEVLAWPVQRLDVSPTSDGAVAIVMAAEHVARRVTNKPVWVEGVGWSLDTQYWTNRDLSYPTYVEEAARKAYAMAGIKEPRKEIHIVEPYDPFDYKELHHLEGLLLADRGKAAELIALGIANRDGDMPVTPSGGLLGVGNPIAAAGLMKVAEIFWQLRGEAGKRQVPGQPRRGLAQAWGDLMQVGTVIILGI, from the coding sequence ATGGCGGGACGGCGAGTGGCCATCGTCGGTGCGGGGATGACCAAGTTCGTGCGCCGGGCCCTGGAGACCGGCCCGGAGCTGGCCTGGGAGGCCGCCCACAAGGCCCTGGAGTCCTGCGAGATGACCCTGGATCAGATCGACGCGGTCGTGCTGGGCTCCGCCCCCGATGCCTTCGACGGGGTCCATATGAAGGTGGAGTATCTGAGCCCGGGGGCAGGCGCCTGGGGCAAGCCCACCATCCGGGGATACGTGGGCGGCGGGACCGGGGTCTTCGCCGCCATCCAGGGCTGGTATCACATCGCCAGCGGGATGTTTGACACAGTGCTGGTGGTGTGTGAGGAGAAGATGTCCTCCTGCCACCCGCACCCGCAGGCGGCCTTCAATTACATTTTCGATCACACCCTGGAGCGCCCCCTGGGCCCCAACCTCCTGTGGATCTTCGCCCTCGAGATGAACGCATATATGACGAAATACGGGCTCACGAAGCGGGACATCGCGATGGTGGCGGTGAAGAACAAGCGCAACGCGGCCGACCATCCGGCGGCCCAGCTGGGCGATCCGAACATCACGGTGGAGGATGTGTTGAACTCAGAGGTGCTGGCCTGGCCGGTGCAGCGGCTGGACGTCTCCCCGACCAGCGATGGGGCGGTGGCCATCGTGATGGCCGCCGAGCACGTGGCCCGGCGGGTGACGAACAAACCGGTCTGGGTGGAGGGCGTGGGCTGGTCCCTGGACACCCAATACTGGACCAATCGGGACCTCTCTTACCCCACGTATGTGGAAGAAGCCGCCCGCAAGGCCTACGCGATGGCCGGCATCAAAGAGCCCCGCAAGGAGATCCACATCGTGGAGCCCTATGATCCCTTCGATTATAAGGAGCTGCATCACCTGGAGGGGCTGCTGCTGGCGGATCGCGGGAAGGCGGCTGAGCTGATCGCCCTTGGGATCGCCAACCGGGACGGGGACATGCCGGTTACGCCCTCCGGAGGGCTCCTGGGGGTTGGGAACCCCATCGCAGCCGCCGGCCTGATGAAGGTGGCCGAGATCTTCTGGCAGCTCCGCGGGGAGGCCGGCAAGCGCCAGGTGCCCGGCCAGCCCCGGCGGGGCCTGGCCCAGGCCTGGGGGGATCTGATGCAGGTCGGCACGGTGATCATCCTGGGAATCTAA
- a CDS encoding type II toxin-antitoxin system VapC family toxin — translation MRTYVLDTHALIWYLTRDERLSPAARQAFREIERGEARGLIPIVVLLELIRIEEKELIPPLWEAALATLLGGGRFEVVPLDLNLLALVRELPEIEDLHDRVIVAIARRYGAVLVTYDEIIRRSGLVETLW, via the coding sequence GTGAGAACCTACGTTCTGGATACTCACGCCCTGATCTGGTATCTCACGCGGGATGAGCGGCTCAGCCCGGCGGCCCGGCAGGCTTTCCGGGAGATCGAGCGAGGGGAGGCCAGAGGGCTGATCCCCATCGTCGTCCTGCTGGAGCTGATCCGGATCGAGGAGAAAGAGCTGATCCCACCCCTCTGGGAGGCCGCCCTGGCCACACTGCTTGGTGGGGGGAGATTCGAGGTGGTGCCCCTGGACCTCAACCTGTTGGCGCTGGTGCGGGAGCTGCCGGAGATCGAGGACCTGCACGATCGGGTGATCGTGGCCATCGCCCGGCGCTACGGGGCGGTCCTGGTCACCTATGATGAGATCATCCGGCGCTCCGGCTTAGTGGAAACCCTCTGGTGA
- a CDS encoding thiolase C-terminal domain-containing protein has protein sequence MGRLMSEVAIVGVGWSGFRSITPDLSFREMMFEAAAMAYADAGIHPRRDLDGLVTAEEDFHEGIAISDEYVPDQMGAVLKSVHTIAGDGLQALAAGVMQIAAGAARILAVESHSKASNIQNLPQITALAMDPIFQRPLDAHPLFIAGLEMRRYLEATRTSLEHVARVVVKNRRNAMRNPRAAFPADLTVEDVLRSEPLAEPLTRLMAAEPADGCVVIVLARGDIARSLTDRAIWIRGIGWATDSYTLEGRDWEGARYLRRAAEIAYQQAGIRSPRRAFDLVEIDDTFAYKELQHLEALGLCRPGEAGWWTAEGATEIGGELPVNPSGGCLGEGHLLDASGLARLLEAVLQLRGEAGPRQIPHAGTALVASWRGLPTATGAVAVLSREP, from the coding sequence ATGGGACGCCTGATGAGCGAGGTGGCCATCGTCGGGGTGGGCTGGAGCGGCTTCCGATCGATCACCCCCGACCTCTCCTTCCGGGAGATGATGTTCGAGGCTGCGGCCATGGCCTACGCCGACGCAGGGATCCATCCCCGCCGGGACCTGGACGGCCTGGTCACCGCGGAGGAGGACTTCCACGAGGGCATCGCCATCAGTGATGAATACGTCCCGGACCAGATGGGGGCGGTGCTGAAATCGGTGCACACCATCGCCGGCGATGGCCTCCAGGCCCTGGCCGCGGGGGTGATGCAGATCGCCGCGGGGGCCGCCCGCATCCTGGCCGTCGAATCCCACAGCAAGGCCAGCAACATCCAGAACCTCCCCCAGATCACCGCTCTGGCCATGGACCCGATTTTCCAGCGCCCCCTGGATGCCCACCCCCTCTTCATCGCCGGGCTGGAGATGCGCCGCTACCTGGAGGCCACGCGCACCTCTCTGGAGCATGTGGCTCGGGTGGTGGTCAAGAACCGGCGCAACGCCATGCGCAACCCCCGCGCCGCCTTCCCGGCGGATCTCACCGTCGAAGATGTGCTGAGGAGCGAGCCCCTGGCCGAGCCCCTCACCCGCCTGATGGCCGCTGAGCCGGCCGACGGATGCGTGGTGATCGTCCTGGCGCGGGGGGATATCGCCCGCTCTCTGACCGACCGGGCGATCTGGATCCGCGGGATCGGATGGGCGACCGACTCCTACACCCTGGAGGGGCGGGATTGGGAGGGCGCCCGTTACCTCCGCCGGGCGGCCGAGATCGCCTACCAGCAGGCCGGGATCCGTTCGCCCCGCCGGGCCTTCGATCTGGTGGAGATCGACGACACGTTCGCCTATAAAGAGCTCCAGCACCTGGAAGCCCTGGGCCTCTGCCGTCCCGGGGAGGCCGGATGGTGGACGGCCGAGGGGGCGACTGAAATCGGGGGGGAGTTGCCGGTGAACCCCTCCGGCGGGTGTCTGGGGGAAGGCCATCTCCTGGACGCCTCCGGGCTGGCCCGGCTGCTGGAAGCGGTGCTCCAGCTGCGCGGCGAGGCCGGTCCCCGGCAGATCCCGCACGCTGGCACGGCCCTGGTGGCCTCCTGGCGCGGGCTGCCCACCGCTACCGGCGCGGTGGCCGTCCTGAGTCGGGAGCCCTGA
- a CDS encoding ABC transporter permease, translating into MATQAMRRGAETLAVPTRRPVGFWEDALYRLSRNRAAMVGAGIVILLVLVAIFAPLIAPYPYDKQVLTDRDKVPAWMVKIFPFMQPYARISDRYLLGADYVGRDLFSRIIYGTRVSLTVAFVGPLISLIVGTTYGLISGYFGGRLDNIMMRLVDVLYAFPGLLFIILLMVFFRQVPQEARSVWDAIRIQMYKIDAAFGGMLFIFVGIGLTAWENMARLARGQVLSVREKEFIEAARAIGAGHLRIMFRHILPNIIGPLIVAETLAIPSYITTEAFLSFIGLGVNPPTPSWGLMISQGAQAIRTYPNQALAPALALAITMFAFNFLGDGLRDALDPRMRGTQ; encoded by the coding sequence ATGGCGACGCAGGCGATGCGTCGAGGGGCAGAGACCCTCGCGGTTCCCACTCGTCGGCCGGTGGGGTTCTGGGAGGACGCCCTCTATCGGCTCTCCCGCAACCGGGCAGCCATGGTCGGGGCAGGGATCGTCATCCTGCTCGTCCTGGTGGCGATCTTCGCGCCCCTCATCGCCCCCTATCCCTACGACAAGCAGGTGCTGACCGACCGGGATAAAGTCCCCGCTTGGATGGTGAAGATCTTCCCCTTTATGCAGCCCTATGCGCGGATCAGCGACCGCTATCTGCTGGGAGCGGACTACGTGGGGCGGGACCTCTTCAGCCGCATCATCTACGGGACCCGGGTGTCCCTGACGGTGGCCTTTGTGGGGCCGCTGATCAGCCTCATCGTAGGGACCACTTACGGTCTGATCTCGGGCTACTTCGGCGGGCGACTGGATAACATCATGATGCGTCTGGTGGATGTTCTCTATGCTTTCCCGGGGTTGCTGTTCATCATCCTGTTGATGGTGTTCTTCCGTCAGGTGCCCCAGGAGGCCCGCTCGGTCTGGGACGCCATCCGGATCCAGATGTATAAGATCGACGCTGCCTTCGGAGGGATGTTGTTTATCTTCGTGGGCATCGGGCTGACGGCCTGGGAGAACATGGCCCGCCTGGCCCGGGGGCAGGTCCTCTCGGTCCGGGAGAAGGAGTTCATCGAGGCCGCCCGGGCCATCGGGGCGGGGCACCTGCGCATTATGTTCCGCCACATCCTGCCCAATATCATCGGCCCTCTGATCGTGGCCGAGACCCTGGCCATCCCCTCCTACATCACCACCGAGGCCTTCCTGAGCTTCATCGGCCTCGGGGTGAACCCACCGACCCCCAGCTGGGGGCTGATGATCTCCCAGGGCGCCCAGGCGATCCGCACCTATCCCAACCAGGCCCTGGCCCCCGCCCTCGCCCTGGCCATCACCATGTTCGCTTTCAACTTCCTGGGGGACGGCCTGCGGGACGCCCTGGACCCGCGGATGCGGGGCACGCAGTAA
- a CDS encoding ABC transporter permease, with product MLRYIVRRMLWNLLVLWVITVITFALMHAVPGGPFDREKPLPPEIRANIEAKYHLDKPVVIQYLYYMRDLLVPRYSPTLPTSLQEDALIRWKIGPGYFLWINLGPSYSSRSRSVNDIIRQNLPVSFELGVYALLVAVGIGIPLGILAALNQNTFLDYFGMSLAIFGVSVPVIVLGPILVSVFGVWLKWLPPTGWGTPAHAIMPSIALGLASSALIARLTRASLLQVIREDYIRTARAKGLAERLVIARHALRNSLIPVVTVLGPLFAALVTGTFVTETIFGIPGLGRYFVTSITNRDHPVIMGTILIYAIFLVIANLVVDITYAFLDPRIRYT from the coding sequence ATGCTCCGTTACATTGTGCGGCGGATGCTATGGAACCTCCTGGTGCTGTGGGTGATCACGGTGATCACCTTCGCCCTCATGCACGCGGTGCCCGGGGGGCCCTTCGATCGGGAGAAGCCGCTCCCTCCGGAGATCCGGGCGAACATCGAGGCCAAATATCATCTCGATAAGCCGGTGGTGATCCAGTATCTTTACTACATGCGCGACCTCCTGGTCCCCCGATATTCCCCCACTTTGCCGACCTCCCTCCAGGAGGACGCGCTGATCCGCTGGAAGATCGGGCCGGGCTATTTCCTCTGGATCAACCTGGGCCCGTCCTATTCCTCCCGCAGCCGCTCCGTCAACGACATCATCCGCCAGAACCTGCCGGTGTCCTTTGAGCTGGGCGTCTACGCCCTGCTGGTGGCTGTAGGCATCGGGATCCCCCTGGGCATCCTGGCCGCCCTGAACCAGAACACCTTCCTGGATTACTTCGGGATGAGCCTGGCGATCTTCGGGGTCTCGGTGCCGGTGATCGTATTGGGCCCGATCCTGGTCTCGGTCTTCGGGGTGTGGCTGAAGTGGCTGCCGCCGACGGGGTGGGGGACCCCGGCGCACGCCATCATGCCCTCCATCGCCCTGGGGCTGGCCAGCTCCGCCCTCATCGCCCGCCTCACCCGGGCCAGTTTGCTCCAAGTGATCCGGGAGGACTACATCCGCACCGCCCGGGCGAAAGGCCTCGCCGAGCGCCTGGTCATCGCCCGCCACGCCCTTCGGAACTCCCTCATCCCGGTGGTCACGGTGCTCGGCCCCCTCTTCGCCGCCCTGGTGACCGGGACCTTCGTGACGGAGACGATCTTCGGCATCCCGGGGCTCGGCCGTTACTTCGTCACCAGCATCACCAACCGGGATCACCCGGTGATCATGGGGACCATTTTGATCTACGCCATTTTCCTGGTGATCGCCAACCTGGTTGTTGACATCACCTACGCCTTCCTGGATCCGCGGATCCGTTACACCTGA